Proteins encoded in a region of the Vibrio ponticus genome:
- a CDS encoding glutamate synthase-related protein, protein MNQECRSLFDREHEHSSCGVGFITDKTGEQTHQLLSLAHQALCTIPHRGGMNAEGIGDGAGINIDISRNFYRHLLNKPHLQLGEFGVANFFFPYDNEQSQRAKSLIESTLNEFNLDLELYRQVPVNLGAVNLASQQVQQTIHQYVFTDAQIARSHQQFELDINLALNKLESIAFTDDSLHGFYPLSMGSKTQVYKGRLNSWEVMPYFADLTHPEHQVTTLFFHTRFSTNTAPATMMAQPFRRMAHNGELNTDKKNRLSEDAIARQQHKSVVFPKGQSDSARLDQTLARRVVEDQMDIVTAVIAMMPPAWENDTKLSKNVKAMLEYFSLSEEKNDGPAALIFSDGQKVGARLDRLGLRPLRSVETDRYLAVMSEAGQIDFPAEEITRFGRIQAGGMIYFDHATGQSYETNQILEQLACQRNYPALLESARFTLADIEPSHLDDIEDNHHFSAYSRHVAYSLNQESFKFFLDPMLESGAEKISAMGFGLAPNVLTDEEGGMAKYFSQRFAQVTNPPLDSLRESDGMTLRVALGAKPNFTPQDTVQLVLESPIIQPQQLEQILQQKRIKVATVATLFTPTINNRDDNTQRVKNAVESICQQVEAAALAGNGIVVLTDKAIANDQASLPAILVAAAANQRLIQRGLRFDTSLVYQTGQAASSHDLACLLGFGISAVCPLSVYYRAQTLANNQSVEVGLKNFQKACEKSLMKTMGKFGLCTAESYIGGEFFESNFIDTDSECLKEYFPNIASPVGGARLADIAWSAAKWHFKALAINEENQIPLLGLFKERQDGAGHSFGNTAVREYINMTQEPVSYVEASPEAKLLESTVVQEQDLAYKQTGYEKLTSEQIDTFSITPAYRTFAQNLYLERETRPATLRDILLLPLDFSAATTQAEFVHLLDRYHFDGNNDYLWRGITVENNQPEYFLTLDNPDVRHALKEAIELVWGDKIDLVELINDSVRVIVQPALNHFLNRVKSTPKAISLDQVTPAHLIMPCFASGAMSHGALNANAHQAVAQGTNIAGAMSNSGEGGEHSSRFNSIKSSKIKQFASGRFGVWVGYLADPQLEEIEIKIAQGAKPGEGGQLPAPKVTVEIAAARGGTPGVELVSPPPHHDTYSIEDLGQLIHDAKAARVRVIVKLVSSEGIGTIAVGVAKAGADIINVAGNTGGTGAAAVTSLKNTGRAAEIGIAEVHQALSENGLRDKITLRCSNAHQTGMDVIKSAIMGGDSFEFGTTALMMLKCVMAKNCNIKCPAGLTTNPELYQGDPRALAQYFLNVAHEVREILAQLGYTSLSEIRGKTELLHLANHHSIVGRLDVTGLLKPVDAIKITQPVYLEADFTPDDQLIEQLLDQYFESQDQQITLSAGKLNNRNKSTGGQLSIDIERALNYQDKARYHPAVKTASNGRRFFDAESITVNSHGSAGQSYAAFNNSGVVMHHTGTCNDGVGKGASGGHIVVRSPHAQSLSQGNNVLIGNFALFGATGGQTFIQGEAGDRFAVRNSGAVAVVEGVGDFCCEYMTNGSVINLGNYGKGFGNGMSGGIAYQYDIDGQFAASCSKDSVLTLPLIEQDDGYEQALKWHLEQHLRFTGSEKAAQLLADWATSRTLFTLVLPLALTQSQHPQSILTTHSRKKMLEEMIQGEASRLIEQIHFAYRDNQPLANGLSPQYGEMDSSLICQLLTQSGVLHRAKQLSQLQTPNDPQQNPSLRRLFELKDKKLLDAISKDVKEAISTYQDEELSVLLADKRVSDYKNSLNRRDIWDTHSRGTSVWIITREAEIAQQMTNVEPLSQRLATLYCQLFSDVIRDEIEQAQKNQKEAKPA, encoded by the coding sequence ATGAATCAGGAATGTCGCTCGCTGTTTGATCGCGAGCATGAACACTCGAGCTGTGGAGTGGGGTTCATCACGGACAAAACAGGCGAACAAACTCACCAACTTTTATCCCTCGCTCATCAAGCACTTTGTACCATCCCTCATCGTGGCGGTATGAACGCGGAAGGTATTGGCGATGGTGCCGGGATCAATATTGATATATCCCGTAATTTTTATCGACACCTGTTGAACAAGCCTCACCTGCAACTCGGCGAGTTTGGTGTTGCCAACTTTTTCTTCCCCTATGATAACGAGCAATCTCAGCGCGCCAAGTCACTCATTGAAAGTACTTTAAATGAGTTTAATTTGGATCTTGAACTCTATCGTCAGGTTCCCGTTAACCTAGGTGCGGTTAACCTCGCTTCTCAGCAGGTTCAACAAACCATACACCAATACGTATTCACTGACGCGCAAATCGCTCGCAGTCATCAACAGTTTGAACTTGATATTAATCTCGCATTAAACAAACTCGAATCCATCGCTTTCACTGATGATAGCTTGCATGGTTTTTACCCTCTTTCAATGGGTTCAAAGACTCAGGTTTACAAAGGACGTTTAAACTCTTGGGAGGTGATGCCTTATTTTGCCGACCTCACTCACCCAGAACATCAAGTTACCACGCTTTTTTTCCATACCCGTTTTTCGACCAACACAGCACCTGCGACAATGATGGCGCAGCCATTTCGACGTATGGCCCATAACGGTGAGCTCAATACTGATAAGAAAAACCGGCTCAGTGAGGATGCCATCGCTCGTCAGCAGCACAAATCCGTCGTATTTCCTAAAGGACAGTCAGACTCAGCAAGGCTAGACCAAACCTTGGCTCGCCGGGTGGTGGAAGACCAAATGGATATCGTGACAGCGGTAATTGCCATGATGCCACCAGCATGGGAAAACGACACTAAGCTATCGAAAAACGTCAAAGCCATGCTCGAGTATTTCAGTCTCTCAGAAGAAAAAAATGATGGCCCTGCCGCGCTCATCTTCTCTGATGGACAAAAAGTTGGTGCTCGCCTCGATCGATTAGGACTTCGCCCACTAAGAAGTGTTGAAACAGACCGCTACTTAGCCGTAATGAGCGAAGCGGGGCAAATCGACTTTCCAGCCGAAGAGATCACTCGCTTTGGTCGTATCCAAGCCGGAGGTATGATTTACTTTGATCATGCGACTGGACAAAGCTATGAAACCAATCAAATTCTCGAGCAGCTCGCCTGCCAGCGCAATTACCCTGCACTACTTGAATCGGCACGCTTTACTCTTGCTGATATTGAACCCAGCCACTTAGACGATATTGAAGATAATCATCACTTTAGTGCGTACAGTCGCCATGTCGCTTACTCACTCAACCAAGAAAGTTTTAAATTCTTCCTCGACCCAATGCTTGAATCTGGCGCAGAAAAAATATCCGCAATGGGCTTTGGACTCGCACCAAACGTGCTGACCGATGAAGAAGGTGGCATGGCGAAATATTTCAGCCAAAGATTCGCTCAAGTTACCAACCCACCACTAGACTCTCTGCGCGAGTCTGATGGCATGACACTGCGTGTTGCTTTGGGTGCAAAACCCAACTTCACTCCTCAAGATACTGTTCAGTTGGTACTTGAATCTCCAATTATTCAGCCGCAGCAATTAGAGCAAATATTGCAGCAGAAACGCATTAAGGTAGCAACGGTTGCTACACTCTTTACCCCAACGATCAACAACCGCGATGATAATACCCAGCGCGTCAAAAATGCAGTAGAAAGCATTTGCCAACAAGTTGAAGCAGCCGCGCTAGCGGGCAATGGCATTGTCGTTTTAACCGATAAAGCCATTGCCAACGATCAAGCCTCCCTGCCCGCTATCTTGGTCGCGGCCGCAGCGAATCAACGCCTAATTCAACGCGGGTTGCGCTTTGATACCAGCTTGGTTTATCAAACCGGTCAGGCTGCCAGCAGCCATGATCTTGCATGCCTACTCGGTTTTGGTATCTCTGCGGTTTGTCCACTTTCAGTCTACTATCGCGCCCAAACTCTAGCCAACAACCAGAGTGTTGAAGTCGGTCTAAAAAACTTCCAAAAAGCGTGTGAAAAATCGCTGATGAAAACCATGGGTAAATTCGGTCTTTGTACCGCGGAAAGCTATATAGGTGGTGAATTCTTTGAGTCTAACTTTATCGACACAGATTCCGAATGCCTGAAAGAGTACTTTCCCAATATTGCCTCACCTGTAGGCGGAGCTCGATTGGCGGATATCGCTTGGAGCGCCGCAAAGTGGCATTTCAAAGCACTAGCGATTAATGAAGAGAATCAAATTCCACTATTGGGGCTTTTTAAAGAACGCCAAGATGGTGCTGGACACAGTTTTGGTAATACCGCGGTACGCGAGTACATCAATATGACTCAAGAACCAGTAAGCTATGTGGAGGCTTCACCGGAAGCAAAACTACTTGAGTCAACGGTGGTACAAGAGCAAGACCTTGCCTACAAGCAAACTGGCTATGAGAAACTTACGTCAGAACAAATCGATACATTTTCGATAACACCCGCTTACCGAACATTTGCCCAAAATCTGTATCTGGAACGTGAAACGCGCCCTGCGACATTACGTGACATTTTATTGTTGCCATTAGATTTTAGCGCTGCGACAACTCAAGCCGAGTTCGTACACTTACTGGATCGTTATCACTTTGATGGAAATAATGACTACTTATGGCGAGGTATCACCGTTGAAAATAATCAACCTGAGTACTTTTTAACCCTCGACAATCCAGATGTGCGCCATGCGCTGAAAGAAGCAATTGAGCTGGTTTGGGGCGATAAAATCGATCTCGTTGAACTGATTAATGACTCGGTTCGAGTCATCGTACAACCAGCACTTAATCACTTCCTCAATCGGGTCAAATCTACGCCAAAAGCGATTAGTTTGGACCAAGTGACACCCGCTCATTTAATTATGCCTTGCTTTGCCTCTGGCGCGATGAGTCACGGCGCACTCAATGCTAACGCCCACCAAGCCGTTGCTCAGGGCACCAATATCGCAGGAGCGATGAGTAACTCAGGGGAAGGAGGTGAACACTCATCTCGCTTTAACTCTATTAAATCCAGCAAAATCAAACAATTTGCTTCAGGAAGATTTGGCGTTTGGGTAGGTTATTTGGCCGATCCTCAGCTCGAAGAAATTGAAATCAAAATAGCTCAAGGGGCTAAACCGGGTGAAGGCGGTCAGTTACCTGCGCCAAAAGTCACCGTCGAAATTGCCGCCGCGCGTGGTGGCACGCCAGGAGTAGAACTGGTGAGTCCACCTCCGCACCATGACACCTACTCTATCGAAGATCTAGGTCAGCTTATCCATGACGCAAAAGCGGCGCGTGTGCGAGTCATCGTAAAACTGGTTTCGTCAGAAGGTATTGGCACTATAGCCGTTGGTGTAGCGAAAGCAGGTGCGGATATCATTAACGTCGCGGGCAATACTGGTGGCACAGGCGCTGCGGCTGTAACCAGTTTGAAAAACACCGGTCGCGCGGCTGAAATAGGTATTGCAGAAGTTCATCAAGCACTGAGCGAGAATGGCCTGCGCGATAAAATTACGCTACGTTGTTCAAATGCTCATCAGACTGGCATGGATGTGATTAAATCAGCCATTATGGGGGGGGATTCATTTGAATTTGGCACGACTGCACTCATGATGCTGAAGTGCGTGATGGCGAAAAACTGTAATATCAAATGCCCTGCTGGCTTAACCACCAATCCAGAGTTGTATCAAGGTGACCCTAGAGCACTAGCGCAGTACTTCCTTAATGTCGCGCACGAAGTCAGAGAGATTTTAGCCCAACTTGGCTATACCAGTTTAAGTGAGATTCGCGGCAAAACAGAGCTGTTACATCTTGCGAATCACCACAGTATCGTTGGTCGTCTTGATGTCACCGGATTACTCAAACCCGTTGATGCTATCAAAATAACCCAACCCGTATACCTTGAAGCAGACTTTACCCCCGATGATCAACTGATTGAGCAATTGCTTGATCAATATTTTGAATCACAAGATCAACAAATCACTTTATCGGCAGGCAAACTCAACAACCGCAACAAATCCACGGGTGGACAGCTATCGATTGATATTGAACGAGCACTTAACTATCAAGATAAAGCACGCTACCACCCTGCCGTGAAAACCGCCAGCAACGGACGTCGCTTCTTTGACGCTGAATCTATCACGGTAAACAGCCATGGCAGTGCCGGCCAAAGTTACGCCGCATTCAATAACAGCGGTGTGGTCATGCACCATACCGGAACCTGCAATGATGGCGTAGGCAAAGGGGCAAGTGGTGGACACATCGTGGTGCGTTCACCTCATGCTCAAAGCCTTTCTCAGGGCAACAATGTCTTGATTGGCAACTTTGCGCTATTTGGCGCCACTGGCGGTCAAACCTTTATTCAAGGTGAAGCAGGTGACCGTTTTGCCGTACGTAACTCTGGTGCGGTTGCTGTGGTCGAAGGTGTTGGTGACTTTTGTTGTGAGTACATGACCAATGGTTCGGTTATCAACCTCGGAAATTATGGTAAAGGCTTCGGTAATGGCATGTCCGGCGGCATCGCTTATCAATACGATATTGATGGTCAATTTGCTGCAAGCTGCAGTAAAGATTCGGTGCTAACCTTGCCACTAATCGAGCAAGATGATGGTTACGAGCAAGCGCTTAAATGGCATCTAGAGCAACATCTGCGCTTTACAGGGTCAGAGAAAGCGGCGCAATTGCTCGCCGATTGGGCAACCAGTCGTACGCTATTTACCTTGGTATTGCCATTAGCCCTAACCCAGAGCCAGCACCCACAAAGCATTCTCACCACTCACTCGCGTAAAAAGATGTTGGAAGAGATGATTCAAGGTGAGGCAAGCCGCCTCATTGAGCAAATCCACTTTGCCTACCGAGATAATCAGCCGCTCGCTAACGGTCTAAGCCCTCAATACGGTGAAATGGATAGTAGCTTAATCTGCCAACTGCTGACCCAAAGCGGTGTCTTACATCGCGCGAAACAATTAAGTCAACTGCAGACTCCTAATGACCCACAACAAAACCCAAGCTTGCGTCGCTTGTTCGAGTTAAAAGATAAAAAGTTACTCGATGCGATCAGTAAAGATGTCAAAGAGGCCATCTCTACCTATCAAGACGAAGAGTTATCGGTGTTGCTTGCAGACAAACGCGTTAGTGACTACAAAAATTCTCTTAATCGCCGTGACATTTGGGATACCCACTCGCGAGGCACCAGCGTTTGGATCATAACTCGTGAAGCGGAGATTGCTCAGCAGATGACCAACGTCGAACCACTGAGTCAACGGCTAGCGACACTTTACTGCCAGCTATTTTCCGATGTGATTCGTGATGAAATAGAGCAAGCACAGAAAAATCAGAAAGAAGCTAAACCAGCCTAA
- a CDS encoding diflavin oxidoreductase, producing the protein MKVPHLPQDIPFNDDQKTWLAGFFSGLHSRLLVKQESVVHAETKPQVKGLTILYGSQTGNAESVAYEAAEKAKEYGMTASVFDMDDVDAQIFVKSSRILIVTSTYGEGEMPDNAESLWQTMSSNNAPNLIGTFFSVLALGDTSYDEFCLAGKLWDERLSELGATRVTDRIDCDIDFEQLAEDWMVATLPSIAAQGDDDEEQSQTASSPAKQKSKFNRKNPLLATLKHKRVLTKASSSKEIMHYELCLEGSGEFYKPGDALNVIPQNQPDLVEDVLQQLGYNGDERPSWNGESHSLREIFTHHLDIRTPAKELLKAVAEAASDHHVLQMIANDDTTPLSDFLWGKDILDILRYYPNVSLSLAEILSLLKPIAPRAYSISSSLNKHQNEVHLTIGSVRYQKQDREYHGTCSTWLADIINEGEKVPCYFAPNKNFAIPQDDKAPMIMVGPGTGIAPFRAFLEEREVIAAPGDNWLIFGDRNAASDYIYQEEIEALQQKEVLTKLDLAFSRDQAEKVYVQDKMRENGAELFAWLERGGYFFVCGDAYHMAKDVDKALHDVIALHGNMDVQSASDYVAQLKKQKRYVRDVY; encoded by the coding sequence ATGAAAGTACCTCATTTGCCACAAGACATTCCATTTAATGATGACCAAAAAACTTGGTTGGCTGGCTTCTTTTCAGGCCTACACTCACGCTTGCTGGTTAAGCAAGAGTCTGTGGTTCATGCAGAAACTAAACCGCAAGTAAAAGGCTTAACCATTCTATACGGTTCCCAAACAGGTAATGCCGAAAGCGTCGCCTACGAAGCCGCAGAGAAAGCCAAAGAGTATGGCATGACAGCCTCAGTGTTTGACATGGATGATGTCGACGCACAGATTTTTGTTAAGTCCTCACGCATACTAATTGTCACCAGTACCTACGGTGAAGGTGAAATGCCTGATAACGCCGAATCACTCTGGCAAACTATGAGTAGTAACAATGCACCGAACCTTATCGGCACCTTCTTCTCCGTACTCGCACTAGGTGATACGAGTTACGATGAGTTCTGCCTAGCAGGTAAACTTTGGGATGAGCGTTTGTCAGAGTTAGGCGCCACTCGTGTCACCGATCGAATCGACTGTGACATTGATTTTGAGCAACTGGCCGAAGATTGGATGGTAGCAACATTACCAAGCATCGCCGCTCAAGGTGATGATGACGAAGAGCAGAGCCAAACAGCCTCTTCGCCTGCTAAGCAAAAGTCTAAGTTCAATCGAAAGAACCCTTTACTCGCAACGCTAAAACATAAACGAGTATTGACTAAAGCAAGCTCTTCAAAAGAAATCATGCACTATGAACTCTGTTTAGAAGGCTCTGGTGAGTTTTATAAACCAGGGGATGCGCTCAATGTCATCCCACAAAATCAACCGGACTTGGTCGAAGATGTACTCCAACAACTCGGTTATAACGGTGATGAGCGTCCGTCTTGGAATGGTGAAAGTCATAGCCTGCGTGAAATTTTCACTCATCACCTTGACATTCGCACCCCAGCAAAAGAGTTGCTTAAGGCTGTTGCTGAAGCGGCTAGTGATCATCACGTCTTACAGATGATTGCCAATGACGATACAACACCGCTGAGCGATTTTCTCTGGGGTAAAGATATTCTCGATATTTTGCGCTACTACCCAAATGTCAGTTTATCCTTGGCGGAAATATTATCACTGCTTAAACCTATCGCACCTCGCGCTTACTCTATCTCTTCTAGCTTGAATAAGCATCAAAACGAAGTGCATTTAACCATTGGTAGTGTACGTTACCAAAAGCAAGACCGTGAATATCATGGAACTTGCTCAACTTGGCTTGCAGATATCATTAACGAAGGTGAAAAAGTCCCTTGTTATTTTGCTCCCAATAAGAATTTTGCAATTCCTCAGGATGACAAGGCGCCAATGATAATGGTCGGTCCTGGCACTGGCATCGCACCATTTCGCGCCTTTCTCGAAGAGCGCGAAGTTATCGCGGCACCTGGTGATAATTGGTTAATTTTTGGTGATAGAAACGCGGCGAGTGACTATATCTATCAAGAAGAGATTGAAGCTTTGCAGCAAAAGGAAGTATTAACCAAATTAGATCTCGCTTTCTCTCGCGACCAGGCGGAAAAGGTCTACGTACAAGATAAAATGCGTGAAAATGGTGCCGAGCTATTCGCATGGCTTGAACGTGGCGGTTACTTCTTTGTTTGTGGTGATGCTTACCACATGGCAAAAGATGTCGATAAAGCCCTACATGATGTCATCGCTTTACACGGCAATATGGATGTTCAAAGCGCCAGCGACTACGTTGCCCAACTGAAAAAACAGAAACGCTATGTCCGCGATGTATACTGA
- the vpsR gene encoding cyclic-di-GMP-binding transcriptional regulator VpsR (Not actually a response regulator, but instead a cyclic-di-GMP-binding transcription factor.), whose protein sequence is MGSQFRMDSVPGSLVVVGGSYEPWLSVLEQVGWRCTQCADLRKANALFTETGPCIGVVDLSHDEFSLNGIANLVSSHKQVRWIAFIREHQLSSDTICQFIVNFCIDFFTAPIPDAQLLSSIGHQLGMLKLEKKVWPHYGSNNDMGLVGDSIPMKRLRDQIKRIGPTDVSILIYGESGTGKETVARAVHKTSARAHKEFISVNCRALSERRIESDLFGINRDQSDEPCLLEQAHGGTLLLNDILTLPKSQQINLLRFLQEGMVETKDGPKEVDVRVLAANSADIEKALIDGDFNEELYHYINVLRINVPSLKERAGDIAILARHFLMDYSREYNAQARSFTEEAVRALTRYHWPGNVRELMNQIKRVVLMSDSVMLDEDNLDLPKRSDGKRSLKSIRERSERDALLLVLESHAGQVSMAAKELGVSRATMYRLLNKHNLITDGAI, encoded by the coding sequence ATGGGTAGTCAATTCCGAATGGATTCTGTCCCGGGGTCATTGGTGGTAGTAGGTGGTAGCTACGAGCCATGGCTTTCTGTTCTTGAGCAAGTGGGGTGGCGTTGTACCCAGTGTGCAGATTTACGTAAAGCGAATGCTTTATTTACAGAAACGGGACCATGTATAGGCGTCGTCGATCTTAGTCACGATGAGTTCAGTTTAAATGGTATCGCCAACTTAGTGAGTTCTCACAAGCAAGTACGATGGATTGCGTTCATTCGTGAGCATCAACTGAGTTCTGATACCATTTGCCAGTTCATTGTAAACTTCTGTATCGACTTTTTTACTGCGCCTATTCCAGATGCGCAGCTCCTGAGTTCGATCGGTCACCAACTCGGCATGCTCAAGCTTGAGAAAAAAGTGTGGCCACATTACGGTAGTAATAATGATATGGGTTTGGTCGGTGATTCAATTCCGATGAAACGTCTGCGTGATCAGATTAAACGCATTGGACCAACGGATGTGAGTATCCTGATTTATGGTGAAAGCGGGACAGGGAAGGAGACGGTTGCAAGAGCGGTCCATAAGACTTCTGCTCGTGCGCACAAAGAGTTTATTTCGGTAAACTGTCGAGCGTTATCTGAACGTCGTATCGAAAGCGATTTATTCGGTATCAACCGGGATCAATCCGATGAACCTTGCTTACTAGAGCAAGCCCACGGCGGTACGTTGCTGCTTAACGACATTTTAACTCTACCCAAATCTCAGCAGATTAACTTATTGCGCTTTCTACAAGAAGGGATGGTTGAAACCAAAGATGGCCCTAAAGAAGTGGATGTACGTGTTTTAGCGGCAAACTCGGCAGATATAGAGAAGGCATTGATTGATGGCGACTTTAATGAAGAGCTCTATCACTACATCAATGTACTTCGTATCAATGTACCGAGTTTGAAAGAGCGTGCGGGTGATATTGCTATCTTGGCGCGCCATTTTCTAATGGATTATTCGCGTGAGTACAATGCTCAAGCGCGTAGCTTCACCGAAGAAGCGGTTAGAGCACTGACGCGATATCATTGGCCGGGTAACGTGCGTGAATTGATGAACCAGATTAAACGTGTGGTTCTTATGTCTGATAGCGTGATGTTAGATGAAGATAACCTAGATTTGCCGAAACGCAGTGATGGCAAACGAAGCTTGAAAAGCATCCGTGAACGTAGCGAACGCGATGCGTTGTTATTGGTTTTGGAATCTCATGCTGGGCAAGTCTCTATGGCAGCCAAAGAACTTGGGGTTTCACGTGCGACTATGTACCGATTGCTCAACAAACATAATCTGATTACTGACGGTGCAATCTAA
- the lysS gene encoding lysine--tRNA ligase, with the protein MTDAVQNETVQEPSAQEENKLIAERRAKLDAIRKSCKANGHPNDFRRDALAGDLQQEFGEKSKEELEELNHVVAIAGRVMAKRGPFLLLQETSGNIQAYADKEVQKVLKDQYHGLDIGDIIGVKGALHKSGKGDLYVNMEEFELLTKALRPLPEKFHGLTDQEMRYRQRYVDLIVNEDSRNAFKIRSKLVSAIRRFMESKRFMEVETPMMQVIPGGASARPFITHHNALDQQMFLRIAPELYLKRLVVGGFERVFEINRNFRNEGLSPRHNPEFTMIEFYMAYADYKDLMDLTEEMLSSVALEVLGATSMPYGDQMVEFGGQYARMTMLEAIKHYNPEHEVIQALTEEGVQDRDLMVSIAKSLDIYVEKFWTCGQLLEEIFGETAEPKLIQPTFITGYPADISPLARRSDDNPFFTDRFEFFIGGREVANGFSELNDAEDQDNRFKAQVDAKDAGDDEAMFYDADYITALEHGLPPTAGQGIGIDRLAMLFTNTHTIRDVILFPAMRPQA; encoded by the coding sequence ATGACTGATGCTGTTCAAAATGAAACCGTACAAGAACCTTCTGCACAAGAAGAGAATAAGCTAATTGCTGAGCGCCGCGCGAAACTGGACGCGATCCGAAAGAGCTGCAAAGCAAATGGTCACCCAAATGACTTCCGTCGTGATGCACTAGCGGGCGACCTGCAACAAGAGTTCGGTGAAAAGTCGAAGGAAGAGTTAGAAGAGCTGAACCACGTAGTGGCAATCGCTGGTCGTGTAATGGCTAAGCGTGGTCCATTCCTGTTGCTACAAGAAACGTCTGGCAACATCCAAGCTTACGCAGACAAAGAAGTACAAAAAGTACTGAAAGATCAATACCACGGTCTTGATATCGGTGACATCATCGGTGTTAAAGGTGCACTGCACAAGTCTGGCAAAGGCGACCTATACGTAAACATGGAAGAGTTTGAACTGCTAACTAAAGCACTTCGTCCACTACCAGAAAAATTCCACGGTCTAACTGACCAAGAGATGCGTTACCGCCAACGTTACGTTGATCTAATCGTGAACGAAGATTCTCGTAACGCGTTTAAGATCCGCTCTAAGCTAGTATCTGCGATTCGTCGTTTTATGGAGTCAAAACGCTTCATGGAAGTAGAAACGCCAATGATGCAAGTGATCCCTGGCGGTGCATCTGCGCGTCCATTCATCACTCACCACAATGCACTGGATCAACAAATGTTCCTACGTATTGCTCCAGAGCTATACCTGAAGCGTCTTGTGGTAGGTGGTTTTGAGCGTGTATTCGAAATCAACCGTAACTTCCGTAACGAAGGTCTATCTCCTCGTCACAACCCAGAATTCACAATGATTGAATTCTACATGGCTTACGCAGACTACAAAGATCTGATGGATCTGACTGAAGAGATGCTAAGCAGTGTGGCTCTAGAGGTTCTAGGCGCAACTTCAATGCCTTACGGCGACCAAATGGTTGAATTCGGTGGTCAATACGCACGTATGACTATGCTTGAAGCTATCAAGCACTACAACCCAGAGCACGAAGTAATCCAAGCGCTAACAGAAGAAGGCGTTCAAGATCGTGACCTAATGGTGTCTATCGCGAAATCTCTAGACATCTACGTAGAGAAATTCTGGACTTGTGGTCAGCTTCTTGAAGAGATCTTTGGTGAAACAGCTGAACCAAAACTGATTCAGCCTACTTTCATCACGGGCTACCCAGCGGATATCTCTCCACTAGCTCGCCGTAGCGATGACAACCCGTTCTTTACTGACCGTTTCGAATTCTTTATCGGTGGTCGTGAAGTGGCGAATGGTTTCTCTGAGCTTAACGATGCAGAAGACCAAGACAACCGCTTTAAAGCACAGGTTGACGCGAAAGACGCTGGTGATGACGAAGCGATGTTCTACGATGCAGACTACATCACTGCACTAGAACACGGTCTACCGCCAACAGCAGGTCAAGGTATTGGTATCGATCGTCTAGCGATGCTATTTACTAACACTCACACTATCCGTGATGTGATCCTATTCCCAGCGATGCGCCCTCAAGCGTAA